In the Plectropomus leopardus isolate mb chromosome 5, YSFRI_Pleo_2.0, whole genome shotgun sequence genome, one interval contains:
- the LOC121943594 gene encoding probable E3 ubiquitin-protein ligase TRIML1 has protein sequence MCVQPFLQETLENHQECLKKQRDAVKYRLKKLAARQSEITKKSSVIRENIIRKYQEIQAVLDEDLRITLSHLEMEERAAVCALDGLMEKNCSLIQEIEQDLARLTVAMEQTDTEPDTMSFFSYPEQQDMETVDRVMDLLNRTDPSSVSLDEVKADQILSLANNMLLLISSQTPIIKKLAKSYSSEVSLDPDTAHPKLIISPEGDSAIYTDTWQQLPDLPGRFDTTLNVISLQSFSFGRHYWEIDVTGKTYWELGVTHPNLPRKGTTEDCWLGRGDESWCVEFFDGEYTAWHGGVPHQLPFTKRFCRIGVMCSFPAGLVTFLEADNMTPLFSFCAGTFSDCLHLALCPGHDHNGNNAEPVVICNDPSPTSDL, from the exons atgtgtgtgcaaCCCTTTCTACAGGAGACATTAGAAAATCACCAAGAGTGTCTAAAGAAGCAAAGAGATGCAGTTAAATACAGACTGAAAAAGCTGGCAGCACGACAGTCAGAGATCACA AAAAAGTCCTCAGTGATAAGGGAGAACATCATACGGAAGTACCAGGAGATCCAGGCCGTCTTAGACGAGGACTTGAGGATTACCCTGTCCCACCTGGAGATGGAGGAGCGGGCTGCTGTCTGTGCTCTGGATGGACTGATGGAGAAGAACTGTTCTCTAATCCAGGAGATCGAGCAGGACCTGGCCAGACTCACTGTGGCAATGGAGCAGACCGACACAGAGCCTGACACAATG TCTTTCTTTTCATACCCTGAGCAGCAAGACATGGAGACAGTGGACAG AGTAATGGACTTGCTAAACAGGACGGACCCGAGCAGTGTGAGCCTGGATGAAGTTAAAGCTGACCAGATCCTCAGCCTCGCCAACAACATGCTTCTGCTCATCAGCTCACAGACTCCTATAATAAAGAAACTCGCCAAGAGTT ATTCCAGTGAGGTGAGTCTGGATCCAGACACAGCCCACCCAAAGCTGATCATCTCCCCCGAAGGTGACAGTGCCATCTACACAGACACCTGGCAGCAACTCCCTGACCTCCCTGGACGCTTTGACACCACCCTCAATGTCATCAGCTTGCAAAGCTTCAGCTTTGGTCGCCATTACTGGGAGATTGATGTGACTGGGAAGACTTACTGGGAACTGGGTGTCACCCATCCCAACCTTCCCCGTAAGGGAACCACTGAGGACTGCTGGCTGGGCCGCGGGGACGAGTCCTGGTGCGTGGAGTTCTTTGATGGGGAGTATACAGCGTGGCATGGAGGCGTGCCCCACCAGCTGCCTTTCACAAAACGCTTCTGTCGGATTGGTGTTATGTGTAGTTTCCCTGCAGGGTTGGTGACGTTCCTTGAGGCAGACAACATGACACCGCTGTTCTCCTTCTGTGCAGGGACCTTCTCGGACTGCCTCCACCTGGCCCTGTGTCCTGGTCATGACCACAATGGCAACAATGCTGAGCCAGTTGTAATCTGTAATGATCCATCTCCTACCAGTGATCTCTGA